The genomic window TACCTGCCCGGGGTCCAGCGCGACCTCGACGGCGCCTACGGCTGGGGCCTCAACTGGACGAGCGGGCGCAAGTGACCGCCCCCGCGCTCCCCGCCTGAACGGCCGCGCAGTGGTCCACGTCCTCACCCGGGGCGGCAACGTCGGCCTCGCCCAGGCCGGCCTGACCGGCCCCGTCGTCGTCACGCTCACCTGGACGCCGGCTCCCGGCGTCGACGCCGACCTCTCGGCGTTCCTCACCACCGCCGCGGGGAAGGTCCGCAGCGACGCCGACTTCGTCTTCTACAACCAGCCCAGCGGCGCCGGCGGAGCGGTGCGCCACCTCGGCAAGACCGCCCGCGGCGGCGCGACCGTCGACCAGGTCCGCATCGACCCCGCCGCGCTGCCCGCCGACGTCGAGAAGGTCGTCATCGGCGCCTCCCTCGACGGCGCGGGCACCTTCGGCGCGCTGTCCGGGCTCGCCGTCGAGGTGGGTCCCGACGGGGGCGGGGCGGCGATCCGCTGCGAGCTCGCCGCCGGTGCCGAGACCGCGCTCGTCTTCGCCGAGGTCTACCGGCGCGGCCCGGAGTGGAAGGTGCGCGCCGTCGGGCAGGGTTTCACGAACGGCCTGGCCGGCATGGCCACCGACGTGGGCGTGAGCGTGGACGACGAGCCCGCGCCCGCCGCGCCGCCCCAGCCCCGGCCCGCGGCCCAGGCCCGGCCCGCGGCCGCGCCGGTGAGCATGGAGAAGCGCCGCCTCGTCGACCTCGAGAAGAAGCTCGCGACCTCCGCGCCGCAGATGCTCAGCCTGGTCAAGACCGCCGGTGTCAGCCTGGAGAAGCGCGGCCTGGGCGAGCACACCGCCCGCGTGGCGCTGGTCCTCGACATCTCCGGGTCGATGGCCGCGCTCTACCGCGCCGGCGCCGTGCAGCGGCTGGCCGAGCGGGTCCTCGCCCTGGGGTTGCGCTTCGACGACGACGGCGTCGTCGACGTGTTCCTCTTCGGCAAGGACGTGCACCGCCCCGAGCCCGGACTGCGCCTGGAGGGCCACCAGCAGTACATCGCCGACCTCGCGCGGCAGTACCCGCTGGAGTACGACACCCGCTACGGCGCGGCGATGGCCGCCGTCCGGCAGGCCTACTTCGGCGACAGCCGCGAGCGCGTGGAGCCCCAGCCGGCGCAGGTGCCGGTCTACGTCATGTTCCTGACCGACGGCGCCCCGAGCGACAAGGCCGTGGCGACCAGGCAGATCAGGTCGGCCTCGTTCGAGCCGGTGTTCTGGCAGTTCATGGGCATCGGCCCGGAGCGGCAGTTCAGCTACCTGCAGCGACTCGACGACCTCGAGGGCCGTTACACCGACAACGCCGACTTCTTCGCCGTCTCCCAGGACGACCTGATGGGCCGCCGGCCCATCAGCGACGACGCGCTGTTCGACCGGCTCATGACCGAGTACCCCGGCTGGCTCCGGCGGGCGCGCGCCCAGGGCCTGCTCCGGTGAGTCCCCAGCAGGAGGGAACGACCGTGCGCCACTTCTCGTACCTGACCGACGACGAGCGCGAGCGGCTGTTCGCCGTCCCGCCCGGGGAGGTCGGCCCGGCGACGTCGCGCGGCATGCTCGCCCTCGCCCTCGGCGCGACCCTCTACAGCCCCGGCACCCGCCCGGCGCTGGACGCCGACGCCGCCCGCGCGGCCACCGTCGGGGCCACCAGTGTGGTCTGGTGCCTGGAGGACGCCATCCCGCACGCGGCGGTCCCCGACGCCGAGGTCAACGTCGTCGCGGCGCTGCAGCGCATCTCCGCGCGCGCGGCCGCCGGGGAGCAGCCGGCGCTGCCGCTGCTGTTCGTCCGGGTGCGCTCCGCCGAGCAGATCCGCTCGATCGCGGTGGCCGCCGGGCCGGCGCTCGCCTGGCTCACCGGCTTCAGCCTGCCCAAGGCCACCGGCGCCACGCTCGCGCCGATGCTGGAGGCCATCGCCGAGGTGGGCTCGGCGACCGGGCAGCCGCTGTACGGCATGCCGATCCTGGAGACGGCCGACCTCGCCTGGCGGGAGACCCGCGCCGACGCGCTGGCCGACCTCGCCGCGGTGGTCGACGCACACCGGGAGTCGGTGCTGTGCCTGCGGGTGGGCGGCACCGACCTGTCGGGGCTGTTCGGCCTGCGGCGGGACCGCGACACCACGATCTGGGACGTCGCCGTCGTACGCGACTGCCTCGCCGACGTGGTCAACCGGTTCACCCGCGGCGGCGACCAGGTGGTCACCGGCGCGGTGTGGGAGCACATCCCCGGCCCCCGGCTCTTCAAGCCGCAGCTGCGCTCGACGCCGTTCAGCGACCAGCGCGAGGGCGGGCTGCGGCAGCGGATGATCGCCGGCGACCTCGACGGGCTGATCCGCGAGGTGACGCTGGACAAGGCCAACGGCCTGCTCGGCAAGACCGTCATCCACCCGGCGCACGTCTCGGTGGTCAACGCGCTGCTCACCGTCTCGCGCTCGGAGTACGACGACGCGCTCGAGATCCTCACGGCCCGCGGCCGGGGCGGCATCGCGGTGTCCACGAACGGCCGGATGAACGAGATCGGTCCGCACGCGCTGTGGGCGGAGCTGATCAGCCGCCGCGCCGCCGTCTTCGGCGTCGTCGCCGACGAGGCCGCGCTGGTCGACCTGCTCTCCACCGGGCAGCGCCGGCTGGCCGACGTCTTCGCCGGCGGGGAGGCGCAGCGCGCGTGACCGCGACCGTCTCCGGTGCCGTCGACCTCGGCGGCACCGTCTCCGGCCTGCTCGAGGTCGACGTCGCCTCGCGCGACCGGTTCGCGCAGCTGTGCGGGCTGGCGCTGCGGGACAACCCGCGCCGCGCCCACCTGGTCGTCTCGCGCGTGCTGGGCAAGCACGTGCCGGTCGCGCCGGGCGCCGTCCTCGGCGCCGGGGCCGCGGTGGGCGAGGCCGTCGCCGCGATCCTGGGCGGCATCCCCGGCGACGAGGCGCCCGGCCTGGTGATCGGCTACTGCGAGACGGCGACCGGCCTCGGGCACGCCGCCGCCGACCGGCTCGGTGCCGCCTACCTGCACACCACCCGGCGGCTGCACCCCGGCGTGCCGGTGGCCGCGGCCTTCGAGGAGGAGCACTCGCACGCCGTGGCGCACGCGCTGCAGCCGGCCGGCGCGGTGCGGCTCGACGCGCCGGGACCGCTGGTCCTGGTCGACGACGAGCTCACCAGCGGCCGCACGGCGCTCAACACCGTCGCCGAGCTGCACGCCCGCTGGCCGCGGGAGCGCTACGTCGTCGCCACGCTGCTCGACGCGCGCACCCCGGCCGCCCGGGCGGCGTTCGCCGAGCGCGCGGACGCGCTGGGCGTGCGGGTCGACGTCGCCGCGGTGCTCGCCACGGAGCTGACGCTGCCGGCCGGCGTCCTCGACCGGGCCGCGGCCGCCCGCGCCGCGCTGCCCGCCGCCGCGCCGCCGCCCTCCGGCGCGCCGGGGTCCGTGGTGGCGCACGAGGGCCTGTGGCCCGCCGGGGTCCCCACCACCGCCCGGCACGGCCTGACCCCGGCCGGGAGCGCCCGCCTCGCCGGCGCCGCCGACGCCGTCGCCGCCTCCCTCGCGCCGGCCCTGGCCGGCAGCCGCGGGGTCCTCGTACTCGGCACCGAGGAGCTCATGCACGCGCCCACCGTCGTCGGCGCGCGCCTGGCCGGGCGGCTGCCCGGTGTCCCCGTCACCACCCAGTCGACCACCCGGAGCCCCGTGCACGCCGCCGACGACCCCGGCTACGCCCTGCGCCGCAGCCTGGCCTTCCCCGCGCCCGACGACCCCGCCCGTGTCTCGCGCGTGCACAACCTCGCCGACCCCGCCGCCCTCCCGGCGACCGGCCCCTGGTCGGACCTGCGCGCCGACGACGTCGTCGTCGTGGTGGACGCCCCCGCCGCCGACGCCGCACCGATGGCCGAGGCGCTGCGGCCCTTCGCCGCCCGCGCGGTGCACCTGGTGACCGTGCCGGTCGCGGAGCCGGTCGCGTGACCGCGCTCGGTGCCCGCCTGGCCCCCGCCGTCCCCGGCCGGTTCGGCTCCTACGCGCCCGAGGAGGTGACCTGGCTGCTCACCGACCTGTCGTCGGTCGCGCTCGAGCGCGGCACCGAGGACCGCGAGGAGGCCATCCAGTCGGGCACCCACTACTCGGAGATGCTGCCGGTCGAGTACCAGCCCGACGAGGACTACCTGGCGCTGTTCACCGCCGCGCTCGAGCAGTCCGCCGGCCGGCTCGCCGACGCCGTCGCCCGCGTCGGCGAGCTGGTGTGGGACGCCGCGGCCGCGCACGGGCAGACGCCGGTCCTGGTGTCGCTGGCCCGCGCCGGGACGCCGATCGGCGTGCTGCTGCGCCGCTGGTTCCTCGCCTCGCGCGGCGTGGCCGTGCCGCACTACACCGTCTCGATCATCCGCGGCCGCGGCATCGACGAGGTGGCGCTGGCGCACGTGCTGGACCGCCACCCGGCCGCGGCGCTGCGCTTCGTCGACGGGTGGACCGGCAAGGGCGCCATCCAGCGTCAGCTCACCGAGGCCGTCGCCGCCTGGACCGCCGCGCACCCGGACGACGCCGCCCTCGACGACCGGCTCGCCGTCCTCGCCGACCCCGGCGTCTGCACCGACCTCCACGGCACCCGCGACGACTTCCTCATCCCCAGCGCCTGCCTCAACAGCACGGTGTCCGGGCTGGTGTCCCGCACGGTCCTGCGGGAGGACCTCATCGGCCCGGGCATGTTCCACGGCGCGAAGTACTACGCCGAGCTCGCCGGCGCCGACGTCTCCGCGCTGTTCGTCGACACCGTCGCCGCCGCGTTCCCCGCCGTCCCCCCTGCCGACGACGTCCCCGCCGGCGAGCGGCGCCCGACGTGGGAGGGGTGGGCGGCGGTCGAGCGGATCGCCGCGGAGTTCGGCATCGCCGACGTCAACCTGGTCAAGCCGGGGGTGGGGGAGACGACGCGGGTGCTGCTGCGCCGGGTGCCCTGGCAGGTGCTGGTGCGGCCCGACCGCGCCGAGGACCTCCGCCACGTCGCCGCGCTCGCGCGGGCCCGCGGCGTGCCGCTGGTCGAGGTCCCCGACCTGCCGTACTCCTGCGTCGGGCTCATCCGGCCGGTGGGCCGGTGACCGCGGTCCTGGCGACGACGCCGCTCGCCGCCGTCGACCTCGACCGCACCCTCATCTACTCCGCCGCCGCGGCCGGGGGCGCGGAGGGCCTGCAGGTCGTGGAGCACCTCGACGGCGCGCCGCTGTCGCACGCCACCCCCGCGTCGTGGCGGCTGCTGGCCGAGCTGGCCGGGCGGGCGCTGGTCGTGCCGGTGACCACCCGCACCGTGGCGCAGTACGAGCGGGTCCGGCTGCCCGTCGTCCCCCGATACGCGCTGTGCGCCAACGGCGGCGTGCTGCTCGCCGACGGTGTCCGCGACCCCGACTGGGACGACTGGGCGGCGGCGACCGCGGCGCAGGCCGCTCCGCTGCCGGAGCTGCTCGCGCTGCTCGAGGCCGTGGCGGGCGAGCCGTGGGTGCGCACCGTCCGTGCCGCCGAGGGGCTCTTCTGCTACCTCGTCGCGCACGCGCGGGAGGCGATCCCGGCCGGCTGGCTGGCCGACACCGGCGCAGCCGTCACCGCCGCCGGGGCCACGCTGTCGGTGCAGGGCCGCAAGGTCTACGTCGTGCCGGCCGGGCTGTCGAAGGCCGCGGGACTGCTGCGGCTGCGCCGGCAGCTGACGGGGGAGGGGCCCGCGCCGCGGCTGCTGTGCGCCGGCGACAGCCTGCTCGACGCCCCGATGCTGCTCGCCGCCGACGACGCCGTCCGCCCCGCGCACGGCGAGCTGCACGAGCAGGGCTGGACCGGCGCGCGGGTCGCGGTCACCGCCGCCAGCGGCGCGGCCGCCGGTGAGGAGATCGTGCGCTGGCTGCTCGACCGCGTCGGCTAGTCGGCCCGCGCGGTCCGCACCAGCCGGTCGAGGGCGTCCTCGATCGCCTGCGCCTCGCGCAGCACCGCGCCCCAGTCGGGACGGCGGCCCCGCGCCGCCTCCTCCAGCGGGGGCAGCCGACGGGCGAGGTCCTCGAACGTGCGGCGGAAGCGCCGCGCGCGGTCCTCGGGCAGCCCGGCCAGGAACCGCCGGGCGTCGACGACGGCGCGCTGCACCTCGGTGAGCAGCGACCCGGGGTCCGCGGCGACGGCGTCCAGCCGCTCGAGCCGGCCGGTCGCGGAGCGCACCTCCTCGTCGACCCGGCCGGCCGCCGCCCGCACGCGGGCCAGGTGCGTCGCGGCCGCGGGGACGTCGAGCACCGGCGCGTCCAGGGCCGCCTGCAGCGCGGTCAGCGCCTCGTCGGCCTCGGCCAGCGCCTCGGCCGCCCGCTGCGGAGCGCGCTCGACGTCGGCCCACGCCGACAGCGGGTACCGGCGTCGCAGCTCGCTCATCACCGGCGTCAGCCGCTCGTGCCGGGTGCCCAGCGCCTCCCGGCGGGTGCGTACCGAGGCCGCGCCCCGGCGCACCTCGGCGGCCCGCTCCGGCAGCGCCCGCGCCCGCTCGGCGGCGGCCTCCGCGGCGTGCCGGCCCCGCTCGGCCGCGTCCAGCGCGGGCCCGGCCCGGCGGGCGGCCAGCTCGCCGGCGGCGCCGGCGGCGAGGCGGTCGGCGTCGGCCAGGGCGGCGTCGAGGCCCGGGTCGGCCAGCCCCGCGGCGGCCGCCGCGTCGAGCGCGGCGCGGGCCGCGGCGGTCGTCTCCCGCGCGGCGGACACCGAGCGGGCGGCCATCGCCCGGGCCCGCGCGGCGGCCGCGAGCACCTCGCCGTACTGCTCGCGGAAGCGCACCACCTGGCCGTGCACCTCGCGCAGCGCGGTGGCCGCCGCACCCAGCGCGGTGGCCGCCGCCCGCG from Geodermatophilus normandii includes these protein-coding regions:
- a CDS encoding HAD family hydrolase gives rise to the protein MTAVLATTPLAAVDLDRTLIYSAAAAGGAEGLQVVEHLDGAPLSHATPASWRLLAELAGRALVVPVTTRTVAQYERVRLPVVPRYALCANGGVLLADGVRDPDWDDWAAATAAQAAPLPELLALLEAVAGEPWVRTVRAAEGLFCYLVAHAREAIPAGWLADTGAAVTAAGATLSVQGRKVYVVPAGLSKAAGLLRLRRQLTGEGPAPRLLCAGDSLLDAPMLLAADDAVRPAHGELHEQGWTGARVAVTAASGAAAGEEIVRWLLDRVG
- a CDS encoding cysteine protease StiP family protein; amino-acid sequence: MTALGARLAPAVPGRFGSYAPEEVTWLLTDLSSVALERGTEDREEAIQSGTHYSEMLPVEYQPDEDYLALFTAALEQSAGRLADAVARVGELVWDAAAAHGQTPVLVSLARAGTPIGVLLRRWFLASRGVAVPHYTVSIIRGRGIDEVALAHVLDRHPAAALRFVDGWTGKGAIQRQLTEAVAAWTAAHPDDAALDDRLAVLADPGVCTDLHGTRDDFLIPSACLNSTVSGLVSRTVLREDLIGPGMFHGAKYYAELAGADVSALFVDTVAAAFPAVPPADDVPAGERRPTWEGWAAVERIAAEFGIADVNLVKPGVGETTRVLLRRVPWQVLVRPDRAEDLRHVAALARARGVPLVEVPDLPYSCVGLIRPVGR
- a CDS encoding VWA domain-containing protein, which produces MVHVLTRGGNVGLAQAGLTGPVVVTLTWTPAPGVDADLSAFLTTAAGKVRSDADFVFYNQPSGAGGAVRHLGKTARGGATVDQVRIDPAALPADVEKVVIGASLDGAGTFGALSGLAVEVGPDGGGAAIRCELAAGAETALVFAEVYRRGPEWKVRAVGQGFTNGLAGMATDVGVSVDDEPAPAAPPQPRPAAQARPAAAPVSMEKRRLVDLEKKLATSAPQMLSLVKTAGVSLEKRGLGEHTARVALVLDISGSMAALYRAGAVQRLAERVLALGLRFDDDGVVDVFLFGKDVHRPEPGLRLEGHQQYIADLARQYPLEYDTRYGAAMAAVRQAYFGDSRERVEPQPAQVPVYVMFLTDGAPSDKAVATRQIRSASFEPVFWQFMGIGPERQFSYLQRLDDLEGRYTDNADFFAVSQDDLMGRRPISDDALFDRLMTEYPGWLRRARAQGLLR
- a CDS encoding phosphoribosyltransferase domain-containing protein, whose protein sequence is MTATVSGAVDLGGTVSGLLEVDVASRDRFAQLCGLALRDNPRRAHLVVSRVLGKHVPVAPGAVLGAGAAVGEAVAAILGGIPGDEAPGLVIGYCETATGLGHAAADRLGAAYLHTTRRLHPGVPVAAAFEEEHSHAVAHALQPAGAVRLDAPGPLVLVDDELTSGRTALNTVAELHARWPRERYVVATLLDARTPAARAAFAERADALGVRVDVAAVLATELTLPAGVLDRAAAARAALPAAAPPPSGAPGSVVAHEGLWPAGVPTTARHGLTPAGSARLAGAADAVAASLAPALAGSRGVLVLGTEELMHAPTVVGARLAGRLPGVPVTTQSTTRSPVHAADDPGYALRRSLAFPAPDDPARVSRVHNLADPAALPATGPWSDLRADDVVVVVDAPAADAAPMAEALRPFAARAVHLVTVPVAEPVA
- a CDS encoding HpcH/HpaI aldolase/citrate lyase family protein; its protein translation is MRHFSYLTDDERERLFAVPPGEVGPATSRGMLALALGATLYSPGTRPALDADAARAATVGATSVVWCLEDAIPHAAVPDAEVNVVAALQRISARAAAGEQPALPLLFVRVRSAEQIRSIAVAAGPALAWLTGFSLPKATGATLAPMLEAIAEVGSATGQPLYGMPILETADLAWRETRADALADLAAVVDAHRESVLCLRVGGTDLSGLFGLRRDRDTTIWDVAVVRDCLADVVNRFTRGGDQVVTGAVWEHIPGPRLFKPQLRSTPFSDQREGGLRQRMIAGDLDGLIREVTLDKANGLLGKTVIHPAHVSVVNALLTVSRSEYDDALEILTARGRGGIAVSTNGRMNEIGPHALWAELISRRAAVFGVVADEAALVDLLSTGQRRLADVFAGGEAQRA